The DNA window CCGGACTGGGTAGCGGTGCTCTCCGCGTAAATCGGGACGCGGGAATCGCTCACGCCGCCGGAGGGGGTCTTGACGCTGGCGGCTTGCGGGAGGAAGAGGTCGTTCACCGCCCGGTTTCGGATTTCCGAGGAGGCGTCGGGGTCGCTCTGTCCCCAGACGCCCGTGCCGTTCGACTGCGCGGTGTCTTCCGCGCGCCAAATGTCGTCGTGGTACGAGGAACCGGAACCGTACACGCGGGCGTTACCGGTTTCGACGGCGCGGAGGTTGTAGAAGTCGTCGCGGGTGCCGTCGCCCGTGGCGTCGTAGTGGATGTAACCGAGCACGCGGCCGTAGGTGTCGCGGAGCGGTTCGTTCTGGTCGAACGAGAGTTCGACGGTCGCGCCGCCCAGTTCGCTCTTGCCGAAGTCGGTGGCGTTCGATCCCCACGTCTGGAGGTAGGTCATCGATTCGATGCCTTCCCACTCCTGAATCCGCTCGGCGGAGCTGTTCGACGCCTTCTCCGGCGTGTCGATGCCGAGGATTCGGATGCTCTCGGTCGAACCGTCCGCGAACTGCACCGTCACCGTGTCGCCGTCCGAGACTTTGGTGACGTCGACGGTGTAGGTCTTGCTCTTGTCCAGTCCCAACCCGTCGCGGTCGGTGAAGTAGTCGAACGCGGTGTTGAACTGGCTGGTGAGCGGTTTGTAATCCGCGCCGCCGTTGTTCGAGGTGTCGAGCACCTCGTCGTCGTTGAATCGGAAGGAAAGACCCAGATAGCTGGCGAAGTCGTTCAGGTTGGCCGTGGTATCGTTGTCGTTGTAGTCGGATTGGTCGTGGACGAACAGCGTACCGCCGCCCGCGACGAAGGTGGCGAGGTCGTCGAGTTCCGAACTGGAGAACGCGGTGCTCGGCGACGTGATGACCGCCGCGTCGGCGCTCCCGAGTTCGGCCGAGAGGTTCGAGGTGGCCGTGACCGTGTAGCCGTTGTTCTCGGCGTAGCTCTCGAACTTGGAGAACGACGCGAGGTCGTAGTACTGGCCGTGACCTTCGTCGAAGAGGACGGTACCTGACCCGCCGAGTTCGGCGTCCCACGCGTTGAGGACGAACTCCTCGTTGCCCTGTTGCCAGTTCGTGCCGTCCTCGACCAGCATCGACCCGAACGCGACGACGTTCGAGTCGGAGACGACCAGCGGGATGGGCGTTCCGCTGCTGTAGAGTGTCGCGTCGCCGTTCGAGTCGGCGTCGTGATTCGTGGCGGTGTCCTCCGCCCACACCGCGATAATGGAACTGTCGGTCAACTCGCCGCCGCTGGCGTCGAGGAAACTCGACGTCGAGTGACAGACGAGGGGTGGAATATCGCCCGAAGCGGCGCGTACTTCGGAGCTGAGGGTTGTGGTGATCGGTCCCGTTGCGGTTGCCGCCGCGAGCGCTGACATGAACGTTCGTCTTCGCATCGCTTCGAAAATACAGCTAGTAAGATATAAATTATTCTGTTTTATCTTAGTATTTAATCTTCTACGCCCTCATATATTTAGATATTTGTAGAAAATATCCGTCCGTAGCACAATAGTTCACACGGACTCCGCGGGGTCGTATTCGTCCGCCATACGTTCGGCTTCAGTCGCGTATCGCTCGCGCGTCTCCGGGTCATCGACCGCCCCGAGTTGGTTCGGCGACACGTCGAGTGCGGCGGTCGTTTCCCGCGCGGCACCGGTAAAACTCGTGAGTGCACGCTCCTTCCGGAAGTAGCGCGACCCGTCGGGGGTCGCGTAGACGAGGATGATGAGGTTCTGTTCGTCGTCCGAATACGTCCGTTCGACCAACCAGACGCGCACGTCGGTATCGTCGTCCATACGCACGATTGGTTCCACAACGGGATAGTTCCACCCGACCGTTTATGCGAACGACTACCGTACTTCGGTCGGTATGGAGGTGAACTGTGAGGGATGTGCGGGTTGTTGTATCGATTGGCGCGACATCGCACCCGAAATCCCGGACCACGAACGACGCGGCGCACGAAAGCCGTTGGACGACGCCCACAATTTCGTCCCGCTCATGCGCGAGGAAGTGGTGGCGTTCGTCGAAGCGGGACTCGCCGACGCATTGACGCCGCGGCTCTGGCAGGACGATTCGGGGACGGACGTCGGCGGCGTGAAACTGGCCGCCATCGAGGGAAAGCCCGCGTTCTTTCTCGGCCTTCGCAAACCGCTCAAGCCGGTCGAGCCGTTCGACAGCGAGGAACCGAGATGGCTCCCGACCTGTGCGTTTCTCGACCCGAAAACGCTCCAGTGCCGGATTCACGACGACGACCTGTATCCGCTGGAGTGTTCGGAGTACCCCGGTCACAACCTGAAGTTGGGACAAGAGACGGAGTGTGAACGAGTCGAGGCGGCGTTCGACGGAGACCGACTGGTGGACGACGAACCGCCGGACGCGCTCTCGGGACTCCTGCTCGGACCGCAAGCCGTCGGCGAAAAAGTTTTCGTCCATCCCGAACCCGACGAACTGGCGGGAGTCGTCGAGCGCATGCGTGCGGGCGAGCTAACCGACGAGGACCGCGCACGGTTCGTCGCCACTGCCGCGGCTAATCGACCTGGGACGACGAGCATCAACCGTGAAACGTACGAAACGGTGTTAGCGACGGTACGCGAGACCGACTCGTGGGTCGGTCGGTCGATTCGTGCGTGGGAAGCGATGTCGCAAACAAAAACCGGAGTTCCGGACCCGTCGGTCGCGGAGCGAATCGAACCGGGAGCCGGTGCACCATCGCCTCCCGGTTGGTGAACGAAGCGCGAAGAAGGAACGTGCTACTCGGACTTCATCTTCTCGAACTGCTTGAGAAGGTCTTCGGCCGAATCGCCGGAGTCGTACTCGACAGTCCCGTGATACTGCGACCGTTCGTCGTCGAAAGCCGCATCGACGGTACTGTTCTTCCGCTCACGACGTTCGTGTTCTTCTTCGTCATAGGCACCCATTGACATGACAACCACACTCATACTTGGCGAGGGTCAGTTATTAATGTAACGGATAATCACATTATACCTTCACGATGGAACATCGTCAGACGGAAGGGGGAATCAGGAAAAATGGACCGAACGGGACGACGGCGAAAACGACGGAAAAGGGAGGCGGGAGAATCCCACGAGGTGCACAACACGTAAACATTCTCGGTTACTAGGTGTCAACGTGGCAAGCCCGCTCCGCTTTCGCCGCTCTACGGAGCGGTGGGACGACGACCGCATAACGACGGAGTTGTATTCGCACCTCGACTCGAACCTCGGGGCGCGTTCGACGACGCCCCACTACGTCGAACCGAACGGCTTCGAGGCGCGACGCTTCGAGATGGACAACGGCGACGTGGCGCTGTTCGTCTGGAACGACGACCTCGCCTATTGGCTCGGGAACACCGAGACGCCGCCCGCGCTGTGGCGAACGAACAAGCACACCTTCGACGAGGTTCCGTACCCCATCGCGCGATGGAGTCAACGCGAACTCCTCGCAGATTTGGCCGTCGAATCGCCGTGGCTGGCCGAGTACGATTACCTCTCGTGGTTCTTCCTTCCCGTCTTCTTCTCGAAGGACGGGCGGGAAACCTCGCGGGCGTTCTTCCGCAAGTACGCGGCGGGATTCCCCGACGCGACGCGCGACGAGGCGCTCTCGTTTTACGAACGGTTCCTCAGCACCGGCGCGTTGGACGACTATCGGTACACGATGGCCTCGAAACTCGGGACGAGCGAGTACTTCGACGAGAACCGAATGAGTTCCACGATGAGCGAGTTCACCGTGGCGAAGGTGTTGACCGACGCCGGATACGACGTGGAGCCCGAAATCGAAGTGACGACCGGCCACTCGCTCGACTTTCGCGCCGACCCGCGGGACGGCGACCAGTCCTCGTTGGTCGAAGTGACCCGTCCGCGTCCACCCACGCGGCGGGCCGCCGATACACCCGTCGCGGCGGTGCGCGAGACGGCCGAAACGAAGACGAACGGGCAGTTGAGCGAACACGGCGGCGGTGCTGTGTTGTTCGTCGATTGCACCGGTTTCCGGGACGACGAGTGGGCCGCCGTCGTCGGCGAACAACCCGGTGTTCGCCACCGACCGGCAGTCGTCTTCCGCGCTCGACCGTCCGGGCACATCGAGGCCTACGAAAAAGGGTCGGTTCCGCTCTCACTGAATCGGGCCCTCGAATGGGTCTGACAGGTTAGAAGGAGATCTGGTCGGGCCCGAACGTCCCCATCGTCGTGGGGTCGCGGTCGCTGTAGTGGCGGCGGCCAATCGCTTTGCTACTCAGACCGTTGTACATCGCTTCTTGTGCCTGCTGTGACGATTCGTACGTCTCGTTCCCGACGCGGTTGAACACCTCTTCGAGCGTTTCGGTGCCGTTGGGGAGGTCGATAGTGTAGTCGCCGTGGGACGCGATCAACCGCTCCGTGTCGGTCGGATACTGGTGTGAGTCGAGCAGTTGGCTTGCCTGTTTCAGCGTCATTACGAGAGGTCATACAGTAAAGTTCATTATAAACTTTGTCGGCAAGGGTCATAGGAGAATATAAGGATGTACAATCAGTATAAACTCGGGGGCGTCTCGGGTTTTTATCATGGAAGACGGTGGGTTAAAGACGGTGACCGAACCACAAACACCTTCGTCGGAGCCGCCCGACAGGGAGTATGAGCGTTTTCGCGGACCTTCACGTCCACACGACCAACTCCGACGGCGCGATGGAATTATCCGAGGTTCCGTCGGCCGCCCGGTCGGCGGGCGTCTCGGTCGTCGCAATCACCGACCACGATAGACTTCACCCCGACCTGCCGACGCCGGTCTCCGTCGTGGACGGCATCACGGTCGTCCACGGCATCGAACTCCGGGTCGAAGCACCGGACGGACAGCACCTCGACCTGCTCGGCTACGGCGTCTATCCGACGCCGGAACTCGCCGACGAGTTGGAGCGTCTGCAGACCGACCGAAAACAGCGCGGCC is part of the Haladaptatus paucihalophilus DX253 genome and encodes:
- a CDS encoding DUF4350 domain-containing protein — encoded protein: MRRRTFMSALAAATATGPITTTLSSEVRAASGDIPPLVCHSTSSFLDASGGELTDSSIIAVWAEDTATNHDADSNGDATLYSSGTPIPLVVSDSNVVAFGSMLVEDGTNWQQGNEEFVLNAWDAELGGSGTVLFDEGHGQYYDLASFSKFESYAENNGYTVTATSNLSAELGSADAAVITSPSTAFSSSELDDLATFVAGGGTLFVHDQSDYNDNDTTANLNDFASYLGLSFRFNDDEVLDTSNNGGADYKPLTSQFNTAFDYFTDRDGLGLDKSKTYTVDVTKVSDGDTVTVQFADGSTESIRILGIDTPEKASNSSAERIQEWEGIESMTYLQTWGSNATDFGKSELGGATVELSFDQNEPLRDTYGRVLGYIHYDATGDGTRDDFYNLRAVETGNARVYGSGSSYHDDIWRAEDTAQSNGTGVWGQSDPDASSEIRNRAVNDLFLPQAASVKTPSGGVSDSRVPIYAESTATQSGGYTYSGDIPLAAVDDAANVAVVGSPLIDESYESSEGFAVDTSDYENFVFLTNLIDYVSDRSGDILIDGGHGQFDASYAVSNDDAAYYQRYLEGVDLSFDQANDLDTFDLSRWQAIVVTTPADAFTSAEIDALTSFVADGGAVVLVGAGTAPSGARTNLNDLASALGTDLRINGDHVTDGTNNVNGDSGIPTTTVFDTSFPLFDAYDGSTGGGDGGSGSGDLSIAQIHEDAAGNDNNNLNDEYVVFENPGTGSIDLSGWTVEDEAAHTYAFPSGFTLDAGAQVTLHTGTGSDTSSDLYWGNTGTAIWNNGGDTVSVYDDSGALYTSESY
- a CDS encoding YkgJ family cysteine cluster protein, producing MEVNCEGCAGCCIDWRDIAPEIPDHERRGARKPLDDAHNFVPLMREEVVAFVEAGLADALTPRLWQDDSGTDVGGVKLAAIEGKPAFFLGLRKPLKPVEPFDSEEPRWLPTCAFLDPKTLQCRIHDDDLYPLECSEYPGHNLKLGQETECERVEAAFDGDRLVDDEPPDALSGLLLGPQAVGEKVFVHPEPDELAGVVERMRAGELTDEDRARFVATAAANRPGTTSINRETYETVLATVRETDSWVGRSIRAWEAMSQTKTGVPDPSVAERIEPGAGAPSPPGW
- a CDS encoding DUF5786 family protein; its protein translation is MSMGAYDEEEHERRERKNSTVDAAFDDERSQYHGTVEYDSGDSAEDLLKQFEKMKSE
- a CDS encoding DUF5784 family protein; translated protein: MASPLRFRRSTERWDDDRITTELYSHLDSNLGARSTTPHYVEPNGFEARRFEMDNGDVALFVWNDDLAYWLGNTETPPALWRTNKHTFDEVPYPIARWSQRELLADLAVESPWLAEYDYLSWFFLPVFFSKDGRETSRAFFRKYAAGFPDATRDEALSFYERFLSTGALDDYRYTMASKLGTSEYFDENRMSSTMSEFTVAKVLTDAGYDVEPEIEVTTGHSLDFRADPRDGDQSSLVEVTRPRPPTRRAADTPVAAVRETAETKTNGQLSEHGGGAVLFVDCTGFRDDEWAAVVGEQPGVRHRPAVVFRARPSGHIEAYEKGSVPLSLNRALEWV
- a CDS encoding DUF5789 family protein, yielding MTLKQASQLLDSHQYPTDTERLIASHGDYTIDLPNGTETLEEVFNRVGNETYESSQQAQEAMYNGLSSKAIGRRHYSDRDPTTMGTFGPDQISF